The genomic segment TTCCGGGCGGTCCCTTCGGGGCCGCCCGGTTTTTATTCGGCGAAGCGGATGAGCACGAAGTCTTTGTCGGTGGCGCAGGCCAAATGGGTGGTGTTCCACGAGCAGGTGCCGGTGTTGACGCCGCTGAGCGGGCCGAGCTGCACGGGGGCGTCGCCGAGGTGGCGGCCGGCGAGGGCGGGGTCGTCGGGGTAGCCGGTGAAGGGTTTGCTCAGTTCGAGAATGTTGGCGTCGTCGAGGCGTACGGCTGCTTGTTTACCGGACCAGATTTCTTTGCCGTCGGCGTCGACGAGCCGGGCGTCGGCGGAGTAGGCGGTGAGGACGGCCTCGCCGACCGGGATGATCGCGTCGGATCGGGGGGCGGCCGTCTTCCAGGCGGTTCTGCCGTCGGGGATGGTCACGGCGACCAGCTGGGCGTTTTCGTCGCCGGGGCCGGTGCCTTCGAGCGCGCACACCCGGTCGTCGCCGCAGGGGCTGAGCCGCCACAGCCGTGCTTCGCGGGTGGGTGAGGTGTAGATGATGTCGGCGCCGTCGAGTTTGTCGAGCCCGTAAGCGACGAGGCGGTTGGTGTCGCCGGCTTTGCGGATGACGAGCCGGCCGTTGTGCGCGATGACGTCGTCGGAGGTGTCGGCGACGTCGGGCCGGGCGGCCAGGATTTTGCCGGTGTTGGCGTCGATGACCCGGGCCGTGTCGTCTTCCCCGCCGATCTGCACGATGCGGGGGTCGTCGCCGAGGTCGGGGGACAGGGGGCGGCCGGTGGCGCCGGCCGGGCCGGACAGGTCGGCCGGGGTGGTGACGCCGAACAGTTCGGGCTGGGGACCTTCGAGGTCGGGCTGCTTCCACTGTTCGCGGCCGTCGGTGATGTCGAGGCCGAGGAGTTGTTTGTTCTCGCGGTCGGCGATGAGGGCCCGGTCGCCTTGGAACCAGATGTCGTCATCGTCGCCCAGGGTGCGTTTCCACAGTTCCTGGCCGGTGTCCGCGGCCAGCAGCACAAGTTCGCGGGTGCCGGATTCGTAGTCACCGTCGCTGATCAACGCGACCGCCTCCGGCAACGCGATCAGGGTGTCCCAGGCTTTGGCGGTGCCCGCATCCGGGTTGCTCCAGGCCGGCTGGTCGGCGTCGGTGTCGATGGCGACCACACCGATCCGGCCGGTTTCGTTGTCGGTGCTGGCCAGGTAGGCGCGGTTGCCGTGGACGACGGCGTCGTGGAAGCCGGATGTGAACGGTAGGGCCGGCGTGACGTGCACCGGGGTGCTGAGCGCCTGGAAGTCGAGGGCGGGGTGGCGGGGCCAGAACGCCCAGGCGGTGGTGGCGCCGGCGGCGATGACGAGGGTGAGCGCGGCGGCGGTGGCGACGACCCAGCGGCGGCGGTTGCCGCGAGGCCGGTCCGGGCCGGGGGCAACGGGGCCGGGGCTGTAGCCGCCGGGCGGGTGGTGGCCGGGGGCGCCGCTGCCCGGATGCGGGGTGTTGTCGGAGGCCAACCAGGGTTCGTGGCTGGGCGGGCCGAACGCCGCGGGTGAGCCGGGGTGCGACGGCGAGCCGGGGAGGGCGTGCCCGCCGGCGGCGATGGCGGCCGCTTCGCCGGTGGCCCAGGGGTCGACGGGTTCGCCGTAGTGCCGGTCGTCGGCGGGCCGGGCGGCCGGCGGTGGCGGGGCCGGGGGCACGCCGGGGGTGGGCGTCGGTGTCGGCGGCCCGGCGGCCGCCGTCGCGGTCAGCGGGCCGGTGGCCGCGGTGGGCGGGCCGGCCGCGGCGGTCGACGAGGAGGTGGTGGCGGAGTGGGGCGTGTTGAGGGTGGCGCCCTCGGCCACGGGAAGTTCGGGCTGCTCGAGCACCGTGGGGGCGATCCCCAGCTCGCTGTGCAGGAGCCGCGCCACCAGCGGCACCCGGGAGGAGCCCCCGACCAGGAAGAGTCCGGCCAGCTCGGACGGTTGGAGGCCGGCGGCCGCGATCACCGTTCCCGCTTCGGCGACCCCCCGGCGTACGAGGGAATCCGCTGTCGCCTCGAGCTCGTCGCGGGTCAGATGCACCGCGTGCTCGACCCCGGGCACCGGCACGGGGGCGAAAGAGCTGCGCGAGAGCATCTCCTTGGCGCCGCGCACGTCCTCCCAGAACTGGCGCCGGGCCCGCCACTGGGCCAGGGTCGCCGGCTCGGTGAGCGCGTGCCAGGCCGCAGGTTCGGCCCCGGCCAGCGATTTGCCCAGGTGGTCGACGAGGGCCGCGTCGAGGTCGAGCCCGCCCAGGTCGTCGGCCCCGCCCGAGGCCGTGACCGAGTAGTCGGCGCCGGGACCGTGGTGGCGCACCACGGCGACGTCGAGCGTGCCGCCGCCGAAGTCGAAGACGGCCAGCGACGAACCGACGGGCAGTGGCCGGCGCAGCACCTCGGCGAAATAGCGGGCGGCGGCCACCGGCTCGGGCAGCAGCGGTGTCCCGGCCGGCCAGCCCGCCCGGCCCAGCGCCTCGACCAGCACCGCGCGCCGGGGACCGCCCCAGGCCGCGGGGTAGGTGACCTGGGCCGGGGGCAGGAAACCGGCGGTGGCCACGGCCTCGCGGGCCACCGCGTCGAGCAGGGCGGCCAGCAGGTCGGGCACCGGCACGGAGGCGTCGCCCAGCATGATCGTGTCCGCGTCGACGTGCCGTTTCGGGTGGGGTTCGAGGCGGGCCGGGTCGGCGTGGCCCAGGCGCAGGGCGTCGGCCCCCACGTGCAGGCGGCCGCCGGGGTCGCGGAAGACCGCCGACGGCAGCAGCGGGCGGCCGTCGAACAGCAGCGGTCTCGTCCGTCCGTCGGGCCGTCGCAACATGGCCACGGTGTGCGAGGTTCCCAGGTCGACGCCGAGCACGAACCCTTCGGTCACGGCCGCCATGCTACGACGAACCCCCTAGTGTGGCCGCCATGCGGATCGAACGAATCACCCGGGCCGCGGCGATCCACGCGGCCGCGGAGCTCTTCGACGCGCCCCCGTTGACCGAGGCGACCGAGCGTTTCCTGGCCGCCGAGGGTCACCATTTGCTGCTTGCCTACGACGACGACCGGCCGGTCGGGATGATCTCGGGGGTCGAGATGACGCACCCGGACAAGGGCACCGAGATGTTCGTGTACGAGCTGTCGGTGGCCCCCGAGGCCCGCCGCCGGGGTGTGGCCACCGCGCTGGTGACCGAGCTGGCGGCGATTGCCCGGCGGGCGGGGTGTTACGGCATGTGGGTGGGTACCGAGCCGGACAACACGGCCGCACTCGCCACTTATCGCCGCGCGGGCGCCGACGAGGAAGCGCCCTTCACCCTGCTCAATTGGGATCTTATCGCCGGTCGATGACGCCGAACGGAGCGTGGTTGTCGAGAAAGGACATTTGGCTTCGCATACGCCGATACGGCCGCGTTGCTGAAGGAATTCCGTGACCTGCGGTAACGCGCAGGAAATCATCGCGTACAGATGCACCACAATGAATGTCACGGCCTCGTCACAACGTCATCGATCGTAGTGACTTTAATGGCGATCGATCAGAGGATCCGGTGGATGCGCCCCAGTGAACCCCCGCTGGGCGCCGTTCCTTCCGGAGGACCCGTACGTGAGACAACAATTCACTTGGGGCCGGCGAACGTTCACTTCTGTGCTCGCGATCGGCGTGGCCGCCGGCGCGACGTTCAGTGGTGCGCTCCCGGCCTCGGCGGCGCCGGGCGCGGACGCGGTTCCCGCCGCGCTGCTGAATTCGGCCGAGACTCCCGCCGCCCCCAAGGAGGCGCCGGCCGACGCCCTGGGTGCGCACGACGCCGAGCTGCTGGCCAAGGCCGAGGCGGCCCACAAGAAATTCGTCACCGTCATCGTCGCCGCCGAGGCCGGTAAGTCGGCCGACGTCGTCGCGAAGATCAAGTCGCTCGGCGGTGTCGTCACTCGGCACTTCGACGAGATCGGCTACGTGCTGGCCTCGGTGCCGATCGCCAAGGTCGTCGCGGCCGCCCAGCTGGCCGGCGTCAAGGCGGTCGACCTGGAAGAGACGATCAAGCTGCCGGAGACCGGCGTTCAGCGGGACAAGGCCGGCAAGCCGGTGCAGCTGGCCGCGCCCGGCCCGTCGACGCCCGCCGCCAACCCGTACATGCCGACCGACGAGACCGGGTCGGTGGACTTCAAGAAGAAGTTCCCCAAGTACGACGGCCGCGGCGTCACGATCGGCATCATGGACTCGGGTGTGGACATCGACCACCCGGCGCTGGCCAAGACGACCACCGGCGAGCGCAAGATCGTGGACTGGGTCACGGCCACCGACCCGCTGCTCGAGGGTGACAACACCTGGCGGGCGATGCTGACCTCGGTGAGCGGCCCCACCTTCACGTACGCGAACCAGACCTGGAAGGCCCCCGCGGGCAACTGGAAGATCAACCGCTTCGCCGAGTCGATCACCGCCGCCTCCGACCCCGAGGGCGACGTCAACCGCGACGGGGACACCACCGACACGTGGGGCATCCTCTACGACCCGGAGAGCCACGACATCCGGGTCGACACCAACCAGAACCTCGACTTCACCGACGACGCCGTCATGCGGCCGTACAAGGAGAAGTTCGACGTCGGCCACTTCGGCACGGACAACCCGGCCACCGCGGTCACCGAGCGGATGCCGTTCGTCGTCGAATACCGCGAGGACGTCGACGTGACCCCGGCCGGCCTCGAGGGCACCGCCGACTTCGTCAACATCGGCATCCCGGAGAGCCTGCACGCCTCACACGTGGCCGGCATCGCCGCGGGTAACGACCTGTTCGGCAACGCCGCGTTCGACGGCCAGGCCCCCGGCGCCAAGATCGTGTCGGCCCGGGCCTGCACGTGGGGCGGCGGCTGCACCAACGCCGCGCTCACCACCGGCATGGCCGACCTGGTGATCAACCGGGGTGTCGACGTGGTCAACATGTCGATCGGCGGCCTGCCCGCGCTCAACGACGGCAGCAACGCCCAGGCTCTGCTGTACAACGACCTGATCACCAAGTACGGCGTGCAGCTGTTCATCTCGGCCGGCAACAGCGGCCCGGGCGTCAACACGCTCGGCGAGCCGTCCGGCGCCACCGAGGTCGTCAGCGTCGCCGCCAGCATCTCCGACGACACGTGGAAGTCCAACTACGGCGCGGAGACCCGCAAGCCGCTGCAGTTGTTCCCGTTCTCGTCGCGGGGCCCGCGTGAGGACGGCGGCTTCAAGCCGAACATCTCGGCCCCCGGCTCGGCGGTCTCGCTCTCGCCGACGTGGGAAGAGGTCGCCGGCCTGACGACCGTGCCCTACACCCTGCCGCCGGGCTACTCGATGCAGAACGGCACGTCGATGGCCTCCCCGCAGGCCGCCGGAGGCGCCGCGCTGCTGCTCTCGGCCGCGAAGGCCAACGGCATCAAGGTGAGCCCGCCGCAGCTGCGCCGGGCGATCTACTCGTCGGCCGACCCGATCTCGGGTGAGCAGGTCAACGAGCAGGGTTACGGCCAGCTCAACGTGCCCGACGCGTGGAAGCTGCTGGCCAAGAAGCCGGCCACCCGCACGTACAAGTCGTCGGCGCCGGTCTGCACGCCGCTCAGCGACCTGCTGGCCACCCCCGGCCAGGGCACCGGCATCTACAACCGGTGCGCCGTGGCCGACGGTGGCCTCAAGCCGGGCCAGGTGAAGATCCAGACGATCAAGCTGACCCGTACGAGTGGCCCGAGCTACCCGGTGCTGCACACCCTCACGTGGCAGGGTGACCGCTCGTCGTTCGCCTCGTCCCCGGTCGTGCTGCTGCCGCTCAACAAGACGGTCAGCGTCCCGGTCGTGGTGCGGGCCAAGGACGGCCTGGCCAGCGCGCTCCTCAAGGTCGACGACCCGACCACCCCGGTCATCGACTTCGAGGTGCTCAACACGGTCGTCACCGGCGTCGACACCAAGAAGCCCGGGTACGCGACCTCGTTCTCCGGCCAGGTCGACCGCTCGTCGACCACCTCGTTCTACGTGACCGTGCCCGAAGGTGCGAAGGCCCTCCAGGTGGATCTGTCCGGCATCGCGTCCGGCTCGCAGACCCGCTGGATCGCGATCAACCCGTGGGGCGTCCCGGTCGAGGACACGGCGAGCACTGCCTGCTACACGAACTTCTCCGACGCGGCGGCCTGCAAGCCCGAGGAGCGGTCGTACGAGAACCCGATCCCCGGCGTCTGGGAGCTCGAGGTCGAGTCCCGGCGGACGAGTCCGGTGCTCAGCAACCCGTTCAAGGTGACCGCGAAGATCCAGGGCGTCACGCTGACCCCCGAAGCGATCACGCTGCCCAGCATCGCGGTCAACCAGCCGGCCCCGGTCAGCTTCGCCGTGAAGAACGACTTCGGCCCGGTCACCGTGTCGGCTCAGGGCGGCCCGCTCGGCAGCTCGAGCAGCCAGCGTCCGTCCATCGCGGACGGTGCGAGCCAGGAGTACGAGTTCGCGGTGCCGGCCGGTTCGACCCGGCTGACCGTGGCGATCGGCAACACCAGCGACGCCGCGGCCGACCTGGACCTGTCGGTCTACCGCGACGGCGTGCTGGTCGGCTCGGACGCCGACGGTGACTCGGAGGAGTCGGTCACGCTGACCGACCCGGCGGCGGGCACCTACACCGCAGTGGTGGACGGCTACTCGGTGCCCGCGGGCACCACGGCGTACGACTACCTCGACGTCTACTTCAGCCCGGCGCTCGGCTCGGTCACCGTGCCCAGCACGCCGGCCACGCTGGCCAACGGCGCGTCGACGACGGTCTCCGGCACGGTCACCGCGCTGTCGGTGCCGCCCGCCGGCCGGGCCCTGTCGGGCGAAGTCACCATCGTGACCGACGAGGGCGCGGTCGTCGGCCGCGGCCCGATCGCGATCACCGCGGTCACCGGCTGATCAGCAACAGGTAAGAGGCCCGTCCGGCGTGCTGCCGGGCGGGCCTGTTCCGTTGGCGGCCCCATTCGACTCCAGGAAGCGCTGTGACGTTGTTTCCCCGTGCACTGAGTGCTGTTGTGGCGCTCGCTCTGCTCACGTCGTGTGAGCCCGGTGGTTCCGCGCCGTCGGCGACGGCACCTTCCGTCCCGGCCGCAACGAGCACTGCGGCGGCCGCTGCGGCTGCGCCGCCCTGTGCTGTCGAGACGGAGCCCCGCCTGCTGCTGAAGAAGGACGACGTGTGGACCATGGCCGAGCTGGACGCCACGTCGCAAGTGGCGTTCCAGCTCAGCGGCACGTGCGACGACGGGCCGGCCTGGCCGCAGGGCTGCGACGGATTCGGCGAGGTGCTGAGTGAGGGCTGGCCCGGCTACCGGACCGGCGGTGCCTACTACGTCGCCGCCCTCAGCGTGCTCGGTCTTTCCGGCGGCACGGTCGACGAGCAAGTGCTGTTGTTCCGTACGCCGCGCAGCGACGGCTTGAAGAAGTTGGTGGACGAGGCGCGGGCGTGCGGGGCGACGGCCGGTGCCGACGTCGCGGGGGCCACGGTCTACCAGCTTCCCGCTCGGGCGTCACAAAGCCGGTACGTCGTCATCGACGCCACGGCCGCCGTCCTCATTCAGGCGCCCGGCGACCTGGACGCGGCCAAGTTGATCAGAACGGCCGTGCGGCGGGCGCGAGGCTGACGCCGGCGCTCGGACCGGCGTTACTGCTGGGCGCCGGCGGAGAACGGCTGCTGTTCGGTCTCGGTGTCGTCGTTGTCGACCGGCTCCTCGTGCAGGCGCGGGTCGTCCGGAGTGGCGGCCGGAGTGGGCTTCTGCTTCGGCTCCTTGTGCTTCTTCTGCTTCTGCTTCTGCGGCTCGGCCGACGATGCCGGCGTCTCCGGTGCGGGCGAGGCGGCGGCGCCGGACGGCAGCGACGAGGCAGCGGGCGGCGTCGTCGAGCCGGCCGAAGCGACGGCCGCGGGCAGGATGATCACCCCGCCCAGGGGCATACCGGAGACGTCGGGCTTGTCGGTGGCCGGCAGCGTCCGCGACGCCTCGGGGGCGGGTAGCCCGCCCAGGCCGCCCAGCAGCGGCACTCCGCCGTCGGAGGACTCGGCGGCCTCGGTGCGGCCGGACCCCGGCAGCGCCTGCCGCAGGCTGGTGCCGTTGCGGCCGGGCTTGGCCTGCAGGAGCGGGTCCTGGGCGACCGGGGCGTCCCGGAGCGAGCTGTGACCAAGCGGATTGTCCACATTGATCCCGCCGCCCGAGCTCAGCAGGCCGGCCAGTCGCTCGTCGGCCTGCTGAGCCGCGGCGTCGGTGCCGGGCAGCAGGTCGGCCTGGGCGGGCGCGGCCGTGAACAGGAAGATCCCGCCGGCGAGGGCCGCTCCGGCATACCACAACTTGTGCACTGTTCTCCTCCTGGCAGGGCCGAATTCGGACCAAAGTGTCAGATGGGGCAACGACCGGCCACGGCGGACGGTTCCGGCTGGTTACGATCGCGAGCGTGGCTACGGATTCGGGGAAGGACGGCGTACGGAAGTCCCTCGTCGCCCGGCTGCGGGAGCGCAACGGTGACGCGCGGCCGCACTTCGTGATCTGCGGTTCGGACGCCCTCGTCTATACGCTGGCCGACGAGCTGGCCACCGCGGGCCGTATCCGGCTGACCGTGATCACGCCGCCTGACCTGCGCCCCGCCGTTCCCGATCTCAACGGTTTACGAGCCCGGGGCGTGCGGGTGATCACCGCGGCCCGGCTCGACGAGCGCACCTTCCGCGAGGCCGGTCTGGCCGGTGCCACGGCCCTGGCCCTCGTCATGCCGGACGACATGGTCAACCTGCATGCGGCGCTGTGCGCGCGGGCCGTCGAGGGTGATCTGCGCCTCGTCATTCGCATGTTCACAACCGGTCTGGCGTACGGGGTCCGTCGTCTTTTCGCCGACTGCGCGGTGCTCTCCGACGCCGCGATGGCCGCGCCCGCCTTCGTGGCCGCCGCGCTGGGCGAGGTCGCGCCGACCCATTTCCGGTACGCGGCCCGCACCCTGACCGTGGCCCGGCGCGGCGACGTGCCGGAGCAGTCGTCACTGCTCACGCTGGCCACTGCCACCGACAACGGCCGCATCACCGTGCTCCCGGCCGAGCCCGCGGAGTCCGCACGACAACCGGGCGACCTGGTGCTGGCCGAGGCCTCGGGTCGTCCGGCGGCCCAGGCGGTGACCGCCCGCAGGCTGGCCCGGGCGGGCCGGCGCCGCCGACCGTGGCTGTCGATCGGCCGCGCCGTGCGGGTCGGCCTGACCCGCAAGCTGGGCATCGCCGTGCTGGTCGCACTGGGTCTGACAGTCGTCTCGGGCATCCTGCTGACGCGGCTGACCGGCGTCGACGGCTTCTGGAAGTCGATCTACATCACGCTGCTGACAGTGGTCGGCTCGTCCGATGTGGAGCCTGAGAACACGGCCGCCGCGCAGGCCGCCCAGCTGGTGCTGACGCTGGCCGGGGTCGCGCTGCTGCCGTTGATCACCGCGGCTGTGGTCGACGGCGTGGTCCGCACGCGGCTGGCCCTGAACCGGGGCGAGGTGCTCAAGGTCCACAGCGGTCACATCGTGCTGGTCGGCCTGGGCACGGTCGGCACGCGGGTGCTGCGTCAGCTGATCGATCTCGGACTCGATGTGGTGGCGATCGATCGTGATCCGAAGGCCCGCGGCGTCAAGGTGGCCGAGTCGCTGGGCGTGCCGGTGATCGCGGGGGACGCGTCGCAGGAGGAGACGCTGCGGGCCGCCTCGATCCACCGTTGCCAGGCGCTCGTGGTGGTCTCGACCAACGACGCCGTCAACCTGCAGGCCGCCCTGCACGCCCGGGCCGCCCGCGAGGACATCCGCGTCGTGCTGCGGCTGTTCGACGACGACTTCGCCCAGCGGGTCGAGGCGGCGTTCCACATCAATATCTCGCGCAGCGTCTCCCGGCTCTGTGCGCCCGCGTTCGCCGCCGCCATGCGCGAGCGCGAGGTGCTGGCCACGATCCCCGTCGAGCGCCACGCGTTGCTGGTGGCGGCGGTGAAGGTGCGGCCCGGCTCGGCCCTGGACGGTGCGCCGCTCGATGCGGCCGAGCGCCCCGAGAGCACCCGCGTGATCGGCATGACCGCGGCCGGCTCGGAGTGGGTCGACTGGCTGCCCGACCGCCGCCGGGTGCTGGCCGCGGGCGACGAGGTCGTGGTGGTGGCCCGCCGGGCCGGATTGCGCGCCTTGCTGGAGGAAGCCGCGCCGCTGCTCGGCTCAGCCGGCGAGTGACTCCACCTCGACGCCCAGCACGGCCTGCTCGTCGGGCTTCTTGGCCAGCACGTCGGTGAGGTAGCTCTGCACGGCCGGGGCCATGCCGACGTCGCGCCCGGCCCGCTCGGAGAGCAGCCACTTGTGCTGGATGATCTGCGTGAAGATCTCCTGCGGTTCCAGCTTGTTGCGCAGACCGGCCGGGACCGCGCGCACGACCGGCTCGAAGACCTCGGTCAGCCAGCGGTGTGCGGCCTGCTGCTCGTCCGTCAGCAGGCTTTCCGCCCGGTAGGTGTCGAGGTCGTTGAGCAGCTGGCGGGCCTGGTTCTCCTCGGCGTCGAGGCCGGTCAGGCGAAGCAGCCGGCGCGTGTGGTAGCCGGCGTCGACGACCTTGGGCCGGATGCGCACGCCGCCGTCCACGGTGGACATCGCGACTTCGGCCACGTCGAAACCGAGCTCGTTGAGCCGCCGGATGCGCCGCTCGATGTCGTGCCGGGCGTCGCCGCGTGGCACTTCCTGCTCGTACGTCACCTCGTGCCACAGCCGTTCGTAGCGCGCGACGATGTCGTCGACCACGGCCTCGGGGTCGATCGACTCGTGCAGCAGCTCGGCCGCCTCCAGGTCGAGCAGCTCGCCGAAGATGTTGAGCCGCAGGATCTCGATGTCC from the Paractinoplanes abujensis genome contains:
- a CDS encoding potassium channel family protein, which encodes MATDSGKDGVRKSLVARLRERNGDARPHFVICGSDALVYTLADELATAGRIRLTVITPPDLRPAVPDLNGLRARGVRVITAARLDERTFREAGLAGATALALVMPDDMVNLHAALCARAVEGDLRLVIRMFTTGLAYGVRRLFADCAVLSDAAMAAPAFVAAALGEVAPTHFRYAARTLTVARRGDVPEQSSLLTLATATDNGRITVLPAEPAESARQPGDLVLAEASGRPAAQAVTARRLARAGRRRRPWLSIGRAVRVGLTRKLGIAVLVALGLTVVSGILLTRLTGVDGFWKSIYITLLTVVGSSDVEPENTAAAQAAQLVLTLAGVALLPLITAAVVDGVVRTRLALNRGEVLKVHSGHIVLVGLGTVGTRVLRQLIDLGLDVVAIDRDPKARGVKVAESLGVPVIAGDASQEETLRAASIHRCQALVVVSTNDAVNLQAALHARAAREDIRVVLRLFDDDFAQRVEAAFHINISRSVSRLCAPAFAAAMREREVLATIPVERHALLVAAVKVRPGSALDGAPLDAAERPESTRVIGMTAAGSEWVDWLPDRRRVLAAGDEVVVVARRAGLRALLEEAAPLLGSAGE
- a CDS encoding S8 family serine peptidase encodes the protein MRQQFTWGRRTFTSVLAIGVAAGATFSGALPASAAPGADAVPAALLNSAETPAAPKEAPADALGAHDAELLAKAEAAHKKFVTVIVAAEAGKSADVVAKIKSLGGVVTRHFDEIGYVLASVPIAKVVAAAQLAGVKAVDLEETIKLPETGVQRDKAGKPVQLAAPGPSTPAANPYMPTDETGSVDFKKKFPKYDGRGVTIGIMDSGVDIDHPALAKTTTGERKIVDWVTATDPLLEGDNTWRAMLTSVSGPTFTYANQTWKAPAGNWKINRFAESITAASDPEGDVNRDGDTTDTWGILYDPESHDIRVDTNQNLDFTDDAVMRPYKEKFDVGHFGTDNPATAVTERMPFVVEYREDVDVTPAGLEGTADFVNIGIPESLHASHVAGIAAGNDLFGNAAFDGQAPGAKIVSARACTWGGGCTNAALTTGMADLVINRGVDVVNMSIGGLPALNDGSNAQALLYNDLITKYGVQLFISAGNSGPGVNTLGEPSGATEVVSVAASISDDTWKSNYGAETRKPLQLFPFSSRGPREDGGFKPNISAPGSAVSLSPTWEEVAGLTTVPYTLPPGYSMQNGTSMASPQAAGGAALLLSAAKANGIKVSPPQLRRAIYSSADPISGEQVNEQGYGQLNVPDAWKLLAKKPATRTYKSSAPVCTPLSDLLATPGQGTGIYNRCAVADGGLKPGQVKIQTIKLTRTSGPSYPVLHTLTWQGDRSSFASSPVVLLPLNKTVSVPVVVRAKDGLASALLKVDDPTTPVIDFEVLNTVVTGVDTKKPGYATSFSGQVDRSSTTSFYVTVPEGAKALQVDLSGIASGSQTRWIAINPWGVPVEDTASTACYTNFSDAAACKPEERSYENPIPGVWELEVESRRTSPVLSNPFKVTAKIQGVTLTPEAITLPSIAVNQPAPVSFAVKNDFGPVTVSAQGGPLGSSSSQRPSIADGASQEYEFAVPAGSTRLTVAIGNTSDAAADLDLSVYRDGVLVGSDADGDSEESVTLTDPAAGTYTAVVDGYSVPAGTTAYDYLDVYFSPALGSVTVPSTPATLANGASTTVSGTVTALSVPPAGRALSGEVTIVTDEGAVVGRGPIAITAVTG
- a CDS encoding GNAT family N-acetyltransferase gives rise to the protein MRIERITRAAAIHAAAELFDAPPLTEATERFLAAEGHHLLLAYDDDRPVGMISGVEMTHPDKGTEMFVYELSVAPEARRRGVATALVTELAAIARRAGCYGMWVGTEPDNTAALATYRRAGADEEAPFTLLNWDLIAGR
- a CDS encoding Hsp70 family protein, with the translated sequence MAAVTEGFVLGVDLGTSHTVAMLRRPDGRTRPLLFDGRPLLPSAVFRDPGGRLHVGADALRLGHADPARLEPHPKRHVDADTIMLGDASVPVPDLLAALLDAVAREAVATAGFLPPAQVTYPAAWGGPRRAVLVEALGRAGWPAGTPLLPEPVAAARYFAEVLRRPLPVGSSLAVFDFGGGTLDVAVVRHHGPGADYSVTASGGADDLGGLDLDAALVDHLGKSLAGAEPAAWHALTEPATLAQWRARRQFWEDVRGAKEMLSRSSFAPVPVPGVEHAVHLTRDELEATADSLVRRGVAEAGTVIAAAGLQPSELAGLFLVGGSSRVPLVARLLHSELGIAPTVLEQPELPVAEGATLNTPHSATTSSSTAAAGPPTAATGPLTATAAAGPPTPTPTPGVPPAPPPPAARPADDRHYGEPVDPWATGEAAAIAAGGHALPGSPSHPGSPAAFGPPSHEPWLASDNTPHPGSGAPGHHPPGGYSPGPVAPGPDRPRGNRRRWVVATAAALTLVIAAGATTAWAFWPRHPALDFQALSTPVHVTPALPFTSGFHDAVVHGNRAYLASTDNETGRIGVVAIDTDADQPAWSNPDAGTAKAWDTLIALPEAVALISDGDYESGTRELVLLAADTGQELWKRTLGDDDDIWFQGDRALIADRENKQLLGLDITDGREQWKQPDLEGPQPELFGVTTPADLSGPAGATGRPLSPDLGDDPRIVQIGGEDDTARVIDANTGKILAARPDVADTSDDVIAHNGRLVIRKAGDTNRLVAYGLDKLDGADIIYTSPTREARLWRLSPCGDDRVCALEGTGPGDENAQLVAVTIPDGRTAWKTAAPRSDAIIPVGEAVLTAYSADARLVDADGKEIWSGKQAAVRLDDANILELSKPFTGYPDDPALAGRHLGDAPVQLGPLSGVNTGTCSWNTTHLACATDKDFVLIRFAE
- a CDS encoding DUF4032 domain-containing protein, which gives rise to MRITSALVDPALLDLPWGIPLEDWPADHLVALPQGISRHIVRFVKLNDVVYALKETRERIAEKEYDLLRALERIDFPAVEAVAIVNDRETPEGEPLETVLITRHLQFSLPYRALFSHTLRPNTLNRLLDALAALIVRMHLTGFSWGDCSLSNTLFRRDAGAFAAYLVDAETGNLYPKLSEGQRSEDIEILRLNIFGELLDLEAAELLHESIDPEAVVDDIVARYERLWHEVTYEQEVPRGDARHDIERRIRRLNELGFDVAEVAMSTVDGGVRIRPKVVDAGYHTRRLLRLTGLDAEENQARQLLNDLDTYRAESLLTDEQQAAHRWLTEVFEPVVRAVPAGLRNKLEPQEIFTQIIQHKWLLSERAGRDVGMAPAVQSYLTDVLAKKPDEQAVLGVEVESLAG